gtcaaatgttataagaaaataaattatgtttgttatgtatttattatcactaattaacacaaaaaaagattgtaaaacaatgaatatttattgtatatacttaaCTGTTTTCACATAATTAGTAACACAAAACTTTGGACAAGAAATTATGTTACACATAAGTAATACAATTGTAAAGAACActagtttttattaagtttttttataagttaaagCAATTATATATTGCCAGGGAATCGATTTTCTTCAATTTGTGTGTTCCATTTATCAATCCATGCATTTGGGCATATTGACTTGGAGACACGTTTGTAGTACTGGCATGCATCAAACTCTTCACCTCTTATTTTTTTGCAACGTTGATAATCCAAAAAGCTCTGATAACAGTACCTaggacataaaaattaaaatattaataatatgttttcctgTGTACACCATGTCAAagattaaatattcataaaccaCAACTGTTGTTAATTTCTCCCTTCCGTTCCTAGTTTTGACTTTTAATCTTTTAATACAATCacttttttttgtctgtcattaCCATACcgtattcaaattaaaactagaatgtaatttaaaacattacttGGTTTGATTGGTATTTGGGAAACGAGGATCCCATGGTGCAGTTTCAAGTTTGACTCCATCTACTTCAAGAACCATTTTGTTTGGatatgctaaaaaataaaaaatatttattttttgaaaaggttaattttaaacacaatttttttatttctttaatttattaatttcatacttctaagtttattaaaaatagatttacattatactattttacttttaaatttgtagtttagtattttttctgatataCTTTTAAGATAAAATTTACTTCTATTTTTTTCATCCAATAATACTCTagatttattactatattaaatttaaaaagggatAACTTAAGAGAATGtcagtacattatttattttgtctctCTGACTTACGCACAATATAGcgtgttataagtattttaaatttataaattgtttgtatatcttaaaatactcataacttgctttaaaattaaaatataataaaacgcctAAAAGATGCCTCAGATAATAATCttgcctttaaattttataagaggtcattttactctaattttagaaactattatgattataatttttattgtgatCGTAAAATTTTCTGTTGCGCATGGtttgagagaaaacaaatagtgcgctgaatTCCTCTTAtggttatattacaaattataacttatgaaggaattattacagtaaatataaaagttgaaagaaaagtaataataaaaattattattttaaaatcacctGTATACACACAAACTCAAaggttgtattattttaattactaatagaTCTcagttattttcaattatttttattttaataaaatattaaagcttCAATTCACTAGGTAcatcattttaagtataatatagtgaaacCTCGATTCACAGATATCCCTCAAGagcacattaattatttttgacacagctatctattatacaaaatttttacagtataatatgaacCTGAAAGCATACTATGAGAAAAATAAGATGTATCAAccgtttattttataactagcaatggttatattattgcaatattacattaaaaactaGAGTTCATTATCATTCATccaaaaacaatgtttattaaaggatttttaatataagcgtaaaatataataccagcATAGTTTGTTAcatatctaaaatgtaaattattatttaagtatacttaaatgtaaaataaaactttaaaataatagtaaaacataaaatgcacatacatttttttaaacaaatatacatttaatagtttaaaaacaaaaaaaaaacctagattAACCgttgttatacacttatataattttataacttatttttaaaaaagtaacaatTAAAGCAATAATGTTAAGTAATTATTTCTGATTAAACATAGACACAATActagtttgtattttattgcaaaagtattgtatgtatttacaaatattatttatatatcaggATTTTGCAATCATTTTACAAGAGGTCTAGTTTTATTATCCTGTTCTCCCACTGTTTCCTGGTAACGTTTAACTTCATCTAAATACAATGACCAAGCATCTGTAGGTTtagatagttttttttcatcGTCTGGCTTAACCTTTTTAACCACACCCGTTTTCAACGCTTTATTTTTACGTTTACCAATTATTGGCAACGTCTTAAGAGTTTCAGATCGTTTTTCTGAGGCAACTGCcgaagtagtagtagtagtagtaatagtagtagtagtagcagCAGCATATGCAGTTTGAGATACTTGTACATCAAGTATTGGTAGTTCTGCGGTTCTGGTTttctgctgctgctgttgttgttcaAATCGTTGATATACTTCTAGGAATGAGccatcatttttaaatgcatttaggGCTTGTTGATTGTTATAGCTTGCCATGATTGCAAACACGCTTTGTAATCAGCTTTTTCACTCAACACCTATAATCAAGAAACTCTCGCACATCACATTACGGTtccaaaatcttaaaatttacTACAGCCAAAGGGAGGCCAAAATCCCcagttacaaaaaatattaatgtcttCGGCTGACAGTTAACAAATAAGTATATACACAaggtaacaattttatattaacatacttaataacTACATGAAAAGTTAGGATTGAACAGCAAATTGTTCActgtaatagttaatagttgttCTTATCTATGGTTGGtttgacacaataatatacacaaactTTAAAACCAtgaatataacatacatattattatacatcacatatatattaaaaagtacctataataaaccaAATTCATCTCAAACCGTGTTGACCTCTGAAGGTCTTCTTAACTTTCAACCTTAagacatattaaattaagagCTATATCGGGATATTGttggttataaataataataatttgcgtaAGACTTGAATACTATAGACTTGACTAGATTATTTAAGTCGTCgtttattcacaataaattaCGTATAACGATTAAGAAATAAATGCGTTTTTAGGTGTATGGAATACATCCAATACAAACCAAAcgcacatacatattttataatttatataagctaTAATCTTATtgagacaaaatataatataattaatttacctgaGGAGGAGATTTgattattgtattaggtatttttgaTGAACTCCGCGTCTCAGCTACTTTCAAGTCGGACAGAAAGAAATTTTCTCAATTAATGAATACAGTCAGAAcgaaattgagaaaaaaaaatgatagtgtaataaaaaagaaaaaatcaatCTGCTGAGCTCAGAAACAATATGGTTAACTGGAAGAGAAAATGTAAACAGTGCTACCAAAAAAACAACtcttaaattgaattaaaccaattaaaacacagatataatatataataattataatttatattataataggtatataaaattatataatattttattatatttattatctgtgaatgaaacaacaaaataataaaaatatattcgttaaaccataaaacatttaaacatccATTGTAAATGATTTAAGCACATCTAAGTGCCTATCTATATCATAGTATGATAATCATACTCACAAGTGACAAGCATAGACTTAAAGTCTATGGTGACAAGTGACTGTGTATCAGTGTATTTAACTACCGTCGTCCGTCTATACCATTGACATTGAAATTCTACGACCAGTACTATAATAGTGTACTTCCTACCGGCAACCTATAACCAGAGAGCGTGTCAACCTCAGTggcgtagttttttttttgtgatgggGATAGATCCCATTGTATTGCAGGTGGTCTGTGGACATCACCAGCTGGTTAGTCTTAACTTCTAAGAGGAGATACCAAAAGAGGCTTTTAGCCGAGTGTTTGACGGGAAGAAAAGAGTTTACTCCATGCAGGAAAGAGCCAAGACTGGAAATTAATCGTTCATAGGAGAGGGCTTGAAGCTATCTCTGTATACCTAAGTGGACTCCGATCCCTGGGGCAGTCCGTACCGACTGGCCTTTAAGAATTTTGGAGACGACATAGGAAGGAAGTAATGGACCGAGATTCTGAAGTGAAAGGACTTATCATCTTCATTCTAAACTAAACCGAGAGCCGGCACTATATGCTATACTCCGTACCAAATAAGAGCGCACCGGGCAGCCACgggcaaaaccggttttgttACGTAAATTTGGTGCGCTCTTCTTTGGTACAGGGTATAGTATATAGGTCTATGGCTTAAGCTCGGATTAAAGATCAATTGGTCCCGGAACACCTTACACTTAGTAGGccccctttcaactttaacttcaaaataattattaacaaatttattaatttactataaaaaatatacagagtgtatgaTATGTCATTGTATgcggatttatttttatcaattatgaaTCGGTGgtatggaatttcgttaaacaaaataatttttacagcattttagacatttttaaaccCGCAGTtattgtaccaataataaaatcgactttattttttcaaatggtgaacactattttttttatggattctggtaaaacttttttctgaatattttggCAGTCAAATTATCAATCTTGGTTCGCTAgggtattaagtattaactatggtccaccaaagtttagtttaatatgcattaatgcttttaactgaaatacctaatttacaaaagctaaatatttttttcttataactacctttttgcatacttaaaatttaaatagttaaatcggtaatctgaaactcgttaatgcccagccttgtctatctatattaatatcgaTATTATTAGTTGTACTGATAAAATTACTTAATCTGtgttagtaaattaattatattaattattttctaagttCTAATTCaaactacaataaaattatagtatatattgtacataaatacaaaatacacaaTACTTTCTCAGGACCCACTATGCGTACCTATACCCTCCGGCCTCCACCACATTTTTGGCTGTAAGGGtaagacaattgtctcacaataTCTCCTATTACTATATCATAGTAGATAAAAAGTATAACAAAGTTGTGttcatttagtttttatatattcacacagggtaaaaaaattaagtaacgATATACATGTATggacaatattaaaatgtatatcaaaatttataaacaaaaccaatacaaaaataataagagcttattatatataatttttggacatagtaaatagtaatagactaatagttaaatttgtattatataaaatgagtAAATCACACTTGAATACactgttaaaaattgaaatgattgATCGAACGTCTTACCACAGTATAGATTATTTGCAAAGagcatattacaatatagaacatagatataagtataacagtattttttttcttgtcaaacttttaatattaaataatttaggtaaaaaGAATAACGCAGTAAGTAATCACTTTTCTTTCACGGCATGTTCTTTGACAGGCTTAAGATTGGTTGTTTCCGCGGATAAAGatctaaaaaataacatttataaactattaatctTTGTAGAAGTGAAATTAtgtattctttttaaaattaaataataattataacaaattatgaacTTGGACTCATCATTCAAGAGTATGAGTAATGAGCGATAGATTTGTATGTCCTAAACTATatgatgtaataaatatatatacctaactgtataagatatatttacttatataactGTATGTAAATGAATAACTAATTGaaattccaaaataaattgtatctcAAGACAGCAGAAATATGTATTGTCTGTATAATTTCAGGGGTAGGGGTGGTCAGTGATACTAACCCTCCATCCTTGaccttaattaaatttttatagttatcatttattacatttttgactttttattacgttaaaataaaattgtatgcatCTTAAAgagaaaaaatcataaatatacctCTGGAGTCTGCTgcagcaatattataatttgtaactacTTATACCTATTGATATGTCTGATAGTCGTATACTCGCGTgggaaaattttatttaaactaccacacacaaaatatgatatttatacctaaactgattatattattatataaatatattcataaaaatattattattggaaaaacAATAACCGAATCTATACCTTGATCCAAACCAAGAGCACGCTCCGGGTGCCGAATGTGAACGGTTGGATGACTGAAGTTTTCGTTTCGATTCGTCTACTGCAAAAGGATTCTGAAAACGACACGAAAACAATATTACGTAACAATATGGTAAATATAAgtttaagttcaaaaaaaaatattttatgtttgaacaAATGTCCTAGTTCCTCTATACCGAGGATCTGCCCCTGTATGTAGGTGTGACATTATCGTTTTAATATCTCTACACATAACCTACCCagtattacctactacctaacctaaccttatacatgatgtattataaattataatatataatatatggactcACGAGGAACGAGTGATTCTTCAGCATTGCTTTGATCAGTATCAGGGTGTTGAGCTTAGGTATGGACTTTACGACATTCATCATTTCCTCCTCGCTGACCTCGACCGGCTCCTGGCAATAGTTGTCCCGCTCGGTGGGCAGCGCCTCGGCCCCCGCCCTAGTCACCCAGTCGTGCCGTTTGACGGCCGGCAACGTGATCCTGGTATCCGGGTCCTTGTCAAGGAGGCGGTGTAACAGGTGCACCAATTGTGGGGATGTTTCCGGTTCTACTGGCCACTGCACCGGTTGCGTGCGGATCTGCTCGTGCACGGCCAGCACCGTGTCCGCGGTGTACGGCAGCCGACCGTAGACAAACGCATACAACGTGCACCCTAGTGCCCACACATCCAGCGCTCGACCGCTGTACGTTTTCGTCGACGGGTCCAGCACTTCGGGAGCCGCAAACGCGGGTGTGCCCGCGCTCGAACTCAACAGGTCGTCGCTTCCGTCGAACTCGTTGCACACGCCCAGGTCCGCGATTTTCACGTGCCCGCTGGCGTCGATCAATAAGTTCGACGGTTTGATGTCCCTGTGTACGATCCGCTGAAAGTGTACTGTAGGAAAAAACAATAGTTGgacattaaatagtattatgacgtattattatttattgtgtacacaatattatgacgctgaatgatttttatttaacagtaaacatgctcattatttcgaaaagtttccacattataatattagacaacTGTTAATTGTGACGgacattttacaatatagtcaaagatacttgaaatattaacttttataaaaaaaattgaatttataaatattgaataaatgttAAATCCAAATTAGCAATTCTTATTGGCTATTGTTAATACACACAGTTTTAAgaacaatagtacctataaattatcattgtaatattattaatcagtaCTTACAATATTCTAGGCCCAATAAAATATCCCTGAAGTATGCCCTTGCTTTTGATTCAGACATTGGAGGATCACCAGGAACTTGCATCACTTCCCCACGCTCCAATAATTCAAAcacttaaatacaaaaaaaaagcgggtaagtgggtaATACTTTGCTGTACATTGGGTGTCTagagagtcactgtaatggatgtgttaaatttaaatttaatgatataaaataatggtaggtataccaaaaacgattctgagataATGATTGcagtgattaaagtaatttattttactattaggcatatttagtactataataggatatatacatttttgctgaagaattgcatttgaaaatgttatatgtgtataaaatataattattaattatatacatactttaaaagttttgtGTAACTAAAAtctaaactataataactaaaatcgttattctctgtttaacatttaaaatatctacaataaAATCGTCTAAATTTAtagtttgaacttaaaatgtctagaagaaaaaaactgtttttaatacttgaatctttgttttaaatttttaacctttaactataaaaatttaacattatataaatttttaacaacaatataatttgcaaattgtcgaattttgttgaatttggttaaaatatgaaatttaaatgattataaaaaaaatcgtgtcaatatatttataatatttttcaactgctattataactttatgaattatgaagaaccttgtattacatttttaatcattttgagTTTTGCCACAACAAACAAACTTTATCATTTTATGGACattaatagaaatttttttttttaaaaattgaatattaaaatatctataataataggtacctcaaAACGagtcacaatattttgaaaatttatcatgtataacaaattattaaataaattattaaatttccaagatttTTTGTtcgagtgaatattttttttcaacaatcgttagaaaaaaaattaataaaaatcaaaattatcttATGCACAGCATTATGCCtatcaataattcaaaaacagtgaaaatattttggtgtGTAGAAAATGCCATTATAGACTTTCAGTGAAAGTTTCATATTTCTgagcttatttttttaaagtagcgCCAAAAAACAACATCGATGTTgtataaaaatcttaatttctCCATAatcttttgtttgtttttcctaaAACTttagaaaactactgggaatttatatttgacccccccaaagtaccaacaagATTATATTTCCTTCTAGAAAAGATTCTGAAATagaaaaattgaagcatttttacttcCTCAAAATGTGATATTCATCACATgatagataagaaaaaaaatttaaaaaaaacacgcacatcattgtaaattcaatacatttatcgcttcgctcaaaatttaaaacattaataaaatacatgtaataaaatatattgaaatatttacccAAATAAAGATGATCCTCATCTGGATCCTCTAAAACTTCAACTAGTTTCACTACATTAGGATGATCAAGTTTTTTCAACAAAGCTATTTCCCTGTATACTTTATCTAAAGGATTGGCCCCTTTACGTCTGGCATTCAGTCtgcctataatttaatatacaaatgattaaattgtaattatgcaaagcaaataatatataattttttttctataataatttatcttagcATTAAGTAGGTAGCTGTTATCTCTTAGGATTTaactgtaatataaaatgtataatttcatataattattatttattacactgaATATactatacgatatacctacacattatgtATAACAACTTACTGCATAATTACGTCCAAAATATAAGATTTCATAGGTTACGAAAACAATCACATAAAGAGGTATAGGTACGTGTGTGAATTATGTCGTATgactattataacaattattacctataagttTATATGACTTATGACTTACGAGACTTAcagttataacatatataataataatttataatttttattttgtaataaattgttgtagtttttatagtaaattataaatcgtAGTCGAAATGAATTTATTCTTCAAAAGGCCATCTTAATAttgattagatattataaaacactACCACATACctccatatttatttaaaatacctaatgaaaTATAGGGTTTTCAATGTTTAAGTGTTGTAGGTACTGTTGTACCTATactgttgttatttattttacatcaattttcgtatttgatacataatattcattcttttagaagaagatttt
This is a stretch of genomic DNA from Acyrthosiphon pisum isolate AL4f chromosome A3, pea_aphid_22Mar2018_4r6ur, whole genome shotgun sequence. It encodes these proteins:
- the LOC100569599 gene encoding cytochrome c oxidase subunit 6B2 isoform X2, whose product is MVLEVDGVKLETAPWDPRFPNTNQTKYCYQSFLDYQRCKKIRGEEFDACQYYKRVSKSICPNAWIDKWNTQIEENRFPGNI
- the LOC100569599 gene encoding telomerase RNA component interacting RNase isoform X1, producing the protein MASYNNQQALNAFKNDGSFLEVYQRFEQQQQQQKTRTAELPILDVQVSQTAYAAATTTTITTTTTTSAVASEKRSETLKTLPIIGKRKNKALKTGVVKKVKPDDEKKLSKPTDAWSLYLDEVKRYQETVGEQDNKTRPLVK
- the LOC100165620 gene encoding calcium/calmodulin-dependent protein kinase kinase 1: MQRDSMTTVQATSITGWKPSTVDVVASCRLTSSITASTDAISRHAAVSVDANPSTSPERPTTAAASTSVVSDTQQEQCASAVTVNDHHPCDPQQSSSATAAVADSPSDSQAVTCNKTESVTTAAVAATSSPRPICPNLPYSPACSPRFARRRPPLRECRVSVNVQSLDDPNVHQKLNQYKLIDSIGQGSYGLVKLAYNELDDKHYAMKILSKKKLMKKAGCFGRLNARRKGANPLDKVYREIALLKKLDHPNVVKLVEVLEDPDEDHLYLVFELLERGEVMQVPGDPPMSESKARAYFRDILLGLEYLHFQRIVHRDIKPSNLLIDASGHVKIADLGVCNEFDGSDDLLSSSAGTPAFAAPEVLDPSTKTYSGRALDVWALGCTLYAFVYGRLPYTADTVLAVHEQIRTQPVQWPVEPETSPQLVHLLHRLLDKDPDTRITLPAVKRHDWVTRAGAEALPTERDNYCQEPVEVSEEEMMNVVKSIPKLNTLILIKAMLKNHSFLNPFAVDESKRKLQSSNRSHSAPGACSWFGSRSLSAETTNLKPVKEHAVKEK